From the genome of Deinococcus roseus, one region includes:
- a CDS encoding MarR family winged helix-turn-helix transcriptional regulator, with protein sequence MTRPLPSDDPFKALDQTLLQLLTALEVVLIARPLATVLGEEEEVTGAQLRTLRFLDSVEFALVGDIAAGLGISYPAATKAVDRLCDRGLAERYRDAMDARRIQVSLTSRGKTVLQEVQAERTRYLQGIFQHLAQSPAEMNSQLSHLLREITRDSDVLEAIRRQSGQFRTD encoded by the coding sequence ATGACACGCCCACTTCCCTCCGACGACCCCTTCAAGGCACTGGACCAGACCCTCTTGCAGCTTTTGACTGCTTTAGAGGTGGTTTTGATTGCCCGTCCTCTGGCCACTGTGCTGGGGGAAGAAGAAGAGGTGACCGGAGCCCAGCTTCGCACCCTGAGGTTTCTGGACAGTGTGGAATTTGCCCTGGTGGGGGACATTGCGGCAGGGCTGGGCATCTCTTATCCTGCTGCCACCAAGGCTGTGGACCGCCTGTGTGATCGGGGTCTGGCAGAGCGTTACCGGGATGCCATGGATGCCCGCCGCATCCAGGTCAGCCTGACTTCCCGTGGAAAAACCGTGCTGCAGGAAGTTCAGGCAGAACGCACCCGTTACCTGCAGGGCATTTTCCAGCACCTGGCCCAGTCCCCTGCAGAAATGAACAGCCAGCTCTCGCACTTGCTGCGGGAGATCACCAGAGATTCTGACGTGCTGGAAGCCATTCGCAGGCAAAGTGGTCAGTTCAGAACCGACTGA
- a CDS encoding S-ribosylhomocysteine lyase: MAKVESFDLDHTKVRAPYVRIAGVKHTPKGDTITKYDLRLTQPNQEAIDSATLHTLEHLLAGYLRDHLQDVLDVSPMGCRTGMYMAVIAEPAPEEVRLAFEKSLQNVASHGETIPGVSELECGNYRDHDLQHAREVARKVLDQGLIVQETVTIER; encoded by the coding sequence ATGGCGAAAGTGGAGTCCTTCGATTTAGACCACACCAAAGTTCGCGCTCCTTATGTCCGAATTGCTGGCGTGAAACACACCCCGAAAGGGGACACCATCACCAAATATGACCTGCGTTTAACGCAACCCAATCAGGAAGCCATTGATTCTGCCACCCTCCACACCCTGGAACACCTGCTGGCAGGCTACCTGAGGGACCACCTGCAAGATGTGCTGGATGTCTCCCCCATGGGCTGTCGCACGGGCATGTACATGGCGGTCATTGCTGAGCCTGCTCCTGAAGAGGTGCGTCTGGCTTTTGAAAAATCCCTGCAGAATGTGGCTTCCCACGGAGAAACCATTCCTGGCGTCAGTGAACTGGAATGCGGCAATTACCGGGACCACGACCTGCAACATGCCAGAGAAGTGGCCAGGAAAGTGCTGGACCAGGGCCTGATTGTTCAGGAGACCGTCACCATCGAGAGATGA
- the lspA gene encoding signal peptidase II: protein MPLALIVFAVLMGLDQWLKAWSVTHLQPYVLKPLIENVLSLTLVYNTGAAWGMLGGATKILAVLRIVVGLGILVYLWREKPRGITFWSLVLISAGAVGNAIDGIRAGKVVDMFYSHQLSWITQKIQHQDFPIFNIADSCVVVGTILLIASSLFTKKPEPKKQSTPEA, encoded by the coding sequence ATGCCTTTAGCTCTGATTGTCTTCGCTGTGCTGATGGGTCTGGACCAGTGGCTCAAAGCCTGGTCGGTGACCCATCTGCAACCTTACGTGCTGAAACCCCTGATTGAAAATGTGCTGTCCCTGACGCTGGTTTACAATACCGGAGCTGCCTGGGGCATGCTGGGTGGAGCCACCAAAATTCTGGCGGTGCTGCGGATCGTGGTGGGTCTGGGCATTCTGGTGTACCTGTGGCGTGAAAAGCCCAGAGGCATCACCTTCTGGTCTCTGGTTTTGATTTCTGCTGGTGCTGTGGGCAATGCAATTGATGGCATCCGGGCAGGCAAGGTGGTGGACATGTTTTATTCCCACCAGCTGTCCTGGATCACCCAGAAGATCCAGCATCAGGACTTCCCCATCTTCAACATTGCGGATTCCTGCGTGGTGGTCGGAACCATCTTGCTGATTGCCTCCAGCCTGTTCACCAAAAAGCCTGAGCCCAAGAAGCAAAGCACTCCTGAAGCCTGA
- the lspA gene encoding signal peptidase II, translated as MPIAIVIFAVLVGLDQWLKVWSLGHLQTDTYLPVIQNVLSLVLTFNTGAAWNTFAGATTLLAVLRAGVGLGILVYLWKQKPRGLDFWPLLLISVGAMGNAIDIAWYGKVIDMFYSHQLSWLTQKIYHQEFPIFNIADSCVVVGTILLIASNLFSKKPETNKQGLQV; from the coding sequence ATGCCGATTGCAATTGTGATCTTTGCTGTGCTTGTTGGTCTGGACCAGTGGCTGAAAGTCTGGTCTCTGGGCCACCTGCAAACCGACACCTATTTGCCTGTCATTCAAAATGTGCTCTCTCTGGTGCTGACCTTCAACACGGGAGCAGCTTGGAACACGTTTGCTGGAGCAACCACCCTGCTTGCTGTTTTGAGGGCAGGGGTTGGACTTGGAATTCTGGTTTACCTCTGGAAACAGAAGCCCAGAGGCCTGGATTTCTGGCCCCTCCTGCTGATCTCTGTGGGGGCCATGGGCAACGCCATCGACATTGCGTGGTATGGCAAGGTCATCGACATGTTTTATTCCCACCAATTGTCCTGGCTGACGCAGAAGATCTACCATCAGGAATTTCCCATCTTCAACATTGCCGATTCCTGTGTGGTGGTCGGGACCATCCTGCTGATTGCTTCCAACCTGTTCAGCAAAAAACCCGAAACCAACAAGCAAGGGCTTCAGGTATGA
- a CDS encoding DUF7873 family protein has translation MPKLNQIIAVEKSVKSRSFQELTEAHHALQKPALLSGITRTYRPKDEEGEQLPPESTRVQVKAEEIVQNTARILSNLFDVTATKDWTNCEARADVVVGEQVLLKDVPVSYLLFLEKQLVDLNTFVRKLPVLDASESWSFDPGADCYATEPIQTVRTKKIPRNHVKAEATEKHPAQVEVYYEDVTVGYWRTLKFSGALPAQRVHELLGRIQKLQQAVKFAREEANNVEAKEQKVGEKFFNYLFG, from the coding sequence ATGCCAAAACTCAACCAAATCATTGCCGTGGAAAAATCTGTCAAAAGCCGCTCTTTTCAGGAGCTCACCGAGGCGCACCACGCCCTGCAGAAACCTGCCCTGCTTTCCGGGATCACCCGCACCTACCGTCCCAAAGACGAAGAAGGCGAGCAACTGCCTCCCGAATCCACCCGGGTGCAGGTCAAGGCAGAGGAGATCGTGCAGAACACCGCCCGCATCCTCTCGAACCTCTTTGATGTGACCGCCACCAAAGACTGGACCAACTGCGAGGCCCGTGCAGATGTGGTGGTGGGTGAGCAGGTGCTTTTGAAAGACGTACCGGTCAGCTACCTGCTGTTCCTGGAAAAGCAACTGGTGGATCTGAACACCTTTGTGCGCAAGTTGCCTGTTCTGGACGCCTCAGAAAGCTGGTCTTTTGATCCGGGTGCGGACTGCTACGCCACCGAACCCATCCAGACCGTGCGCACCAAGAAAATCCCCCGCAACCACGTCAAGGCAGAGGCCACCGAAAAACACCCTGCCCAGGTGGAGGTCTACTACGAAGATGTGACCGTGGGTTACTGGCGCACCCTCAAATTCTCGGGGGCACTCCCTGCCCAGCGGGTGCATGAACTCCTGGGCCGCATTCAAAAACTCCAGCAGGCTGTGAAGTTTGCCCGCGAGGAAGCCAACAATGTAGAAGCAAAAGAGCAGAAAGTCGGAGAGAAATTCTTCAATTATCTGTTTGGCTGA
- the rpmB gene encoding 50S ribosomal protein L28, translating into MSKVCELCGKGPVVVNSVIRRGRAKKDGGVGKKTTGITKTRQLPNLQRVTLRRGEAVLRLRVCTKCLKNAHTL; encoded by the coding sequence ATGTCTAAAGTCTGCGAACTTTGCGGAAAAGGACCCGTCGTGGTGAACAGTGTCATCCGTCGCGGTAGAGCAAAAAAAGATGGCGGGGTAGGTAAAAAGACCACCGGCATCACCAAAACCCGTCAGTTGCCCAACCTGCAACGCGTGACCCTGCGTCGCGGTGAAGCTGTGCTGCGCCTGCGCGTCTGCACCAAGTGCCTGAAGAACGCCCACACCCTCTAA
- a CDS encoding glycoside hydrolase family 10 protein, translating into MKRSPLLLPSLLSVLMSTAAAAPLRGLWVDAFGSGFKNETEIKKLVQDARTLGLNALFAQVVRRADCYCLKSTFPVTEDINVPKGFDPLEVLIREAHSAGLQVHAWVIVHAMTSSEVALPRNPLHPINAHGLDEFADTWLTFNNAGEALVSKDYYFDLAHPGVVKFFADGLRSLAQNYALDGIMLDRIRYPDPVKISAPIWGYNPYSLSRYFRETGATRIPLPQDRKWMDWRRDQVSLLVKHLYLEVKNAKPSIWFSAATITYGPPPKTQEGFKTTRTYAEVLQNWPQWLKEGFLELNVMMNYKRQSKAPQDQWYAGWVDFAAKQAGVNASGIAWYLNDFAGIQAQTQKAVNTHMGWAGYSYRFPNLGNYTSNPTVTTEYEALKNLLPSGEAFDGAPLPSTSLKGQLKGKEVSGIAVELWKSGKLLARTVTDATGYFGFTQLPVGSVELRVLKVRKTLNVQERRVNDAGVY; encoded by the coding sequence ATGAAACGCTCTCCTCTCCTGCTGCCTTCCCTGCTGTCCGTCCTGATGTCTACTGCTGCTGCTGCACCACTGCGGGGTTTGTGGGTGGATGCTTTCGGCTCCGGGTTCAAAAACGAAACCGAAATCAAGAAACTGGTGCAGGATGCCCGCACCCTGGGCCTCAATGCCCTGTTTGCACAGGTGGTCCGGCGGGCAGATTGTTACTGCCTGAAAAGCACCTTCCCGGTGACCGAGGACATCAATGTTCCAAAAGGCTTTGATCCTCTGGAGGTGCTGATCCGGGAAGCGCACAGTGCAGGACTGCAGGTGCACGCCTGGGTGATTGTTCATGCCATGACAAGCAGCGAGGTGGCCCTGCCCAGAAATCCGCTGCATCCCATCAATGCCCACGGACTGGATGAATTTGCTGACACCTGGCTGACCTTCAACAATGCAGGGGAAGCCCTGGTCAGCAAGGATTATTATTTTGATCTGGCCCATCCCGGGGTGGTGAAGTTCTTTGCCGATGGCCTGAGGAGCCTGGCCCAGAATTATGCGCTGGACGGCATCATGCTGGACCGCATCCGCTACCCGGACCCGGTGAAGATCAGTGCGCCCATCTGGGGGTACAACCCTTATTCCCTGTCCCGCTATTTCCGGGAAACCGGAGCCACCCGCATTCCCCTTCCGCAGGATCGCAAATGGATGGATTGGCGCAGGGATCAGGTGTCTTTGCTGGTCAAGCACCTGTACCTGGAAGTCAAGAATGCAAAACCCAGCATTTGGTTCAGTGCAGCCACCATCACTTATGGGCCACCCCCAAAGACGCAGGAAGGCTTCAAAACCACCCGCACATATGCAGAAGTGTTGCAAAACTGGCCCCAGTGGCTGAAAGAAGGCTTTCTGGAGCTGAATGTGATGATGAATTACAAGCGCCAGAGCAAAGCCCCCCAGGACCAGTGGTATGCAGGCTGGGTGGATTTTGCAGCAAAGCAGGCAGGGGTGAATGCTTCTGGCATTGCCTGGTACCTGAATGATTTTGCTGGCATTCAGGCCCAGACCCAGAAAGCTGTGAACACACACATGGGCTGGGCAGGTTACTCCTACCGGTTTCCCAACCTGGGGAATTACACCTCCAACCCTACCGTCACCACAGAATATGAAGCCCTGAAAAACCTGTTGCCTTCAGGTGAAGCCTTCGATGGGGCTCCTCTTCCCAGCACTTCTTTAAAAGGCCAGCTGAAAGGGAAAGAGGTTTCTGGGATTGCTGTGGAGCTCTGGAAATCCGGGAAATTGTTGGCCCGCACCGTCACGGATGCCACCGGGTATTTCGGGTTCACCCAGTTGCCTGTGGGCAGTGTGGAACTGCGGGTTCTGAAGGTGCGAAAGACCCTGAATGTGCAAGAACGACGGGTCAATGATGCTGGAGTATATTGA
- a CDS encoding nitrilase-related carbon-nitrogen hydrolase translates to MGTAQAREFRVHALQPSWDVPVYQSAETFQKWMHSQLVLARTNFDPQHPNLVVLTELNGLPLAVRGSVLAQKAPSLQLALVASLIKHLPESAYFALTQKVNIVQGLMLSLAPDNMPLYLRTCAELAKEHGVYLLCGSSVHVHLKQENNRVMMASPELYNQAVLLSPEGKVLGAWDKVHLTADEYPLGMVDGKLQDLITVPTPVGDIGVATSLDAFKPDVIAQLERTGTTVFLQPDANATEWTGTEHGTSTRRPQPEAWLDSSWAVVQNSKVIQYAVNPMVVGNLFEVSFDGQSAIVGKADTFKQQQSYIMTEPRAGFLALMPWVEDGSPETLRQLGEKLKAGSKDPMENQYQSGAIYADLTLSESTVPPHPLRPFEEALQAVIDGKDIQNPARALGYFWWIAGALLLLTLFGRARTGWKVLFGLLGLLLIGLGF, encoded by the coding sequence ATGGGCACAGCTCAGGCCAGAGAATTCAGGGTTCATGCCCTGCAACCCAGTTGGGATGTCCCGGTGTACCAGTCCGCAGAAACCTTCCAGAAGTGGATGCATTCGCAACTGGTGCTGGCCCGGACCAACTTTGATCCCCAGCATCCCAATCTGGTGGTGCTCACCGAACTCAATGGTTTGCCCCTGGCTGTGCGCGGGTCTGTGCTGGCCCAGAAAGCCCCCAGTTTGCAGCTTGCTCTGGTGGCCAGCCTGATCAAACACCTCCCGGAAAGCGCCTATTTTGCCCTGACCCAGAAAGTCAACATCGTGCAGGGCCTGATGCTCTCTCTGGCCCCGGACAACATGCCGCTGTACCTCAGGACCTGTGCTGAACTGGCAAAAGAACATGGGGTGTATCTGCTGTGCGGCAGCAGTGTGCATGTTCACCTGAAGCAAGAGAACAACCGGGTCATGATGGCTTCTCCTGAGCTTTACAATCAGGCGGTTTTGCTCAGCCCGGAAGGCAAGGTGCTGGGGGCCTGGGACAAGGTGCACCTCACTGCAGATGAATACCCGCTGGGCATGGTGGATGGCAAACTGCAAGACCTCATCACCGTTCCCACCCCTGTGGGAGACATTGGGGTGGCCACCAGCCTGGACGCCTTCAAACCCGACGTGATTGCGCAGCTGGAACGCACTGGAACCACCGTTTTCCTGCAGCCTGATGCCAACGCCACCGAATGGACTGGCACCGAACACGGCACCTCCACCCGGCGACCCCAGCCCGAAGCCTGGCTGGACAGCAGCTGGGCCGTGGTGCAAAACAGCAAGGTGATCCAGTATGCGGTCAATCCCATGGTGGTGGGCAACCTGTTTGAGGTCAGCTTTGATGGACAGAGTGCCATTGTGGGCAAAGCAGACACCTTCAAACAGCAGCAGTCTTACATCATGACCGAGCCCAGAGCGGGCTTTCTCGCTCTGATGCCCTGGGTGGAGGACGGTTCTCCTGAAACCCTGAGGCAACTGGGAGAGAAGCTCAAAGCAGGTTCAAAAGATCCCATGGAAAACCAGTACCAGTCTGGAGCCATCTACGCAGACCTCACCCTTTCAGAAAGCACGGTGCCTCCTCACCCGTTGCGGCCTTTTGAAGAAGCCCTGCAAGCCGTGATAGACGGCAAGGACATTCAGAATCCTGCCAGAGCCCTGGGTTATTTCTGGTGGATTGCAGGTGCGCTGCTGCTCCTGACCCTGTTTGGACGGGCCAGAACCGGCTGGAAGGTGCTGTTTGGGCTGCTGGGACTTTTGCTGATTGGACTGGGGTTCTGA
- the rpsO gene encoding 30S ribosomal protein S15 gives MSINKTEVIQQYATKEGDTGSTAVQIAILTARINNLSGHLNVNQKDKHGQRGLQMMVGQRRRLLRYLERSDFNGYIELTDKLGIRRGHTQVK, from the coding sequence ATGAGCATCAACAAAACCGAAGTGATCCAGCAGTACGCAACCAAAGAAGGCGACACCGGCAGCACCGCAGTGCAGATCGCCATCCTCACCGCCCGCATCAACAACCTTTCTGGCCACCTGAACGTCAACCAGAAAGACAAGCACGGCCAGCGCGGCCTGCAGATGATGGTCGGCCAGCGCCGCCGCCTGCTGCGTTACCTGGAGCGCAGTGACTTCAATGGTTACATTGAACTCACCGACAAACTGGGCATCCGCCGCGGTCACACCCAGGTCAAGTAA
- a CDS encoding dual specificity protein phosphatase family protein, whose translation MFWKRSALPISKKISVSGIHDLQLRGVSHIISINDPDHAPPRAVLQSNAEVMVLKFSDTFENLAGSDPPTVQHLEAVKAFLEEEKTRIRKVHVHCQVGTSRSTAVALLVMHLLDPQKPERELVQILRKVRKQAAPNPLLIRLIDQQQGTHFSEALGYT comes from the coding sequence ATGTTCTGGAAACGTTCAGCCCTGCCCATTTCAAAAAAGATCAGTGTTTCAGGCATCCATGACCTGCAACTCAGGGGGGTGAGCCACATCATCTCCATCAATGATCCAGACCATGCGCCCCCCAGAGCAGTATTGCAAAGCAATGCAGAAGTGATGGTTCTGAAATTTTCGGACACTTTTGAAAATCTGGCGGGCAGTGACCCACCCACTGTGCAGCACCTTGAAGCAGTAAAAGCTTTTCTGGAAGAAGAAAAAACCAGGATTCGCAAGGTGCATGTGCACTGTCAGGTGGGCACCAGCCGTTCCACTGCGGTGGCTTTGCTGGTGATGCACCTGCTGGATCCCCAGAAACCCGAACGTGAACTGGTGCAGATCCTCAGGAAGGTGCGCAAACAGGCTGCTCCCAATCCGTTGCTCATCCGCCTGATCGATCAGCAGCAAGGCACGCATTTTTCTGAAGCTTTGGGTTACACCTGA
- a CDS encoding DJ-1/PfpI family protein, which produces MKTVGIYIFDEAEVMDFSAPFEAFSVANRLKNRLGEPEPYQVLLVAEKPETIKARNLFQVLPHFDFANHPRLDVLVVSGGVVTSELQKPRVIQWIQEQHQHTETTASICTGAFLLAEAGLLDGKPATTHWEDLADLQAAYPQVQVQAEVNFTQEGKVFTSAGVSAGMLLSLHLIGLDHGMDFAVRVAKQIEFPFEPQRETA; this is translated from the coding sequence ATGAAAACCGTGGGCATCTACATTTTTGACGAAGCCGAAGTGATGGATTTCAGCGCCCCCTTCGAGGCTTTCAGTGTAGCCAACCGCCTGAAAAATCGCCTGGGAGAACCTGAACCCTATCAGGTGTTGCTGGTTGCTGAAAAACCCGAAACCATTAAAGCCAGAAACCTCTTTCAGGTGTTGCCTCACTTTGATTTTGCCAACCATCCCAGACTGGATGTGCTGGTTGTGTCTGGTGGGGTGGTCACATCTGAATTGCAAAAACCCAGGGTGATCCAGTGGATCCAGGAGCAACACCAGCACACCGAAACCACGGCTTCCATTTGCACAGGCGCTTTCCTGCTGGCAGAAGCAGGCCTGCTGGACGGTAAACCTGCCACCACCCACTGGGAAGACCTGGCAGATTTGCAGGCCGCTTACCCCCAGGTGCAGGTCCAAGCAGAGGTGAACTTCACCCAGGAAGGCAAGGTGTTCACCTCTGCTGGAGTTTCAGCAGGCATGCTGCTCAGCCTGCACCTGATTGGACTGGACCACGGGATGGATTTTGCTGTTCGGGTGGCAAAACAGATTGAATTTCCTTTTGAACCTCAAAGGGAAACCGCTTAA
- a CDS encoding M20/M25/M40 family metallo-hydrolase, whose product MQNPHHQDSRPDLQPFIDQARQDLADLVRLESVSAQGRMLAETAHHVGELLQAEGFTVQSYPGEVAPILVAEAGEGPRTLLIYNHYDVQPETPLELWDSPPFEATERDGRLYGRGISDDKGEFISRLAAVRALKAQHGGTLPLKIKWLLEGEEEIGSPSLSPFVHAHAEELGADGCWWEFGSIDPQGRPVIYAGLKGIICLELRAKVSDSDLHSSLGAVVDNPLYKLSKAIASLRDETGKVTIDGFYDDVRAPSAADLDAVQRIPDESKAVQQAYGIKGFLQEVSGAGYYQRLVFEPCLNVNGFHGGYGEAGSKTVLPAEGFAKIDFRLVPDQTPERVLELLKAHLAHHNLADIEVIELESHEHPARSDVAHPFVQLALKVAAEVHGKEAVLHPSSAGSGPMHPFIEAIGLPVIAAGIGNHASRVHAPNENIVIAHFEKGIEFGLKLMDELARL is encoded by the coding sequence ATGCAAAACCCACACCATCAAGACAGCAGGCCAGACCTGCAACCGTTCATCGATCAGGCCCGCCAGGATCTGGCGGATCTGGTCCGTCTGGAATCCGTTTCAGCCCAGGGCCGCATGCTGGCCGAAACGGCCCACCATGTTGGTGAACTGCTGCAAGCAGAAGGCTTCACTGTGCAGTCTTACCCAGGAGAGGTGGCTCCCATTCTGGTGGCAGAGGCCGGAGAAGGCCCCAGAACCCTGCTGATTTACAACCATTACGATGTGCAGCCCGAAACCCCGCTGGAACTCTGGGATTCCCCTCCTTTTGAAGCCACCGAGCGGGATGGACGGCTGTATGGTCGGGGCATCAGCGACGACAAGGGAGAATTCATTTCCCGTCTGGCTGCAGTGCGGGCCTTGAAAGCCCAGCATGGGGGCACACTCCCCCTCAAGATCAAATGGCTTCTGGAAGGCGAAGAGGAAATTGGCAGCCCCAGCCTGTCTCCTTTCGTGCATGCCCATGCAGAGGAACTGGGGGCCGATGGGTGCTGGTGGGAATTTGGCAGCATTGACCCACAGGGCAGACCTGTGATTTATGCAGGCCTGAAGGGCATCATCTGCCTGGAACTGAGGGCAAAAGTCTCTGATTCAGATTTGCACTCCAGTCTGGGTGCAGTGGTGGACAACCCCCTCTACAAACTTTCAAAAGCGATTGCCAGCCTGCGGGATGAAACCGGCAAAGTCACCATCGACGGCTTTTATGACGATGTGAGGGCACCTTCAGCAGCAGATCTTGACGCGGTCCAGCGCATCCCCGATGAAAGCAAAGCTGTCCAGCAGGCTTATGGCATCAAAGGCTTTCTGCAAGAGGTGTCTGGCGCAGGTTACTACCAGCGTCTGGTCTTCGAGCCCTGCTTGAATGTCAACGGCTTCCATGGGGGTTACGGCGAGGCAGGCAGCAAGACGGTGCTTCCTGCAGAGGGATTTGCCAAAATCGATTTCCGCCTGGTGCCCGACCAGACCCCAGAGCGGGTGCTGGAACTTTTAAAAGCCCATCTGGCACATCACAATCTGGCAGACATTGAGGTCATTGAGCTGGAAAGCCATGAGCACCCCGCCCGCAGCGATGTGGCCCATCCTTTTGTGCAACTGGCCTTGAAAGTGGCTGCAGAGGTGCATGGCAAGGAAGCGGTGCTGCACCCCAGCAGTGCAGGCAGCGGCCCAATGCATCCTTTTATTGAGGCGATTGGGCTGCCGGTGATTGCTGCTGGAATTGGCAACCACGCTTCCCGGGTGCATGCCCCCAACGAGAACATCGTGATTGCCCACTTTGAAAAGGGCATCGAATTTGGCCTGAAACTGATGGACGAACTGGCCCGGCTTTAA
- a CDS encoding GNAT family N-acetyltransferase, with protein MLEIVRITDWNDPRIDEFGELQTRAYFDPDMLIPMWVIKQMMQNPSPHRNDVLLVAVEDDKVLGGSVFHYLPPAHAGFSSIMAVDAEARGKGVAKALHQARWDTLTEVAKAPPRAVFIDVVAPERLTEEELAQEKAYGFDPCGRRKVFTQMGFKQLDIEYHQPVGGPDGGPVTSMDLLIYAPNLHEVFPLEWVLDTMHAYWVPWLGSERADQATEELKARAKSNPVNLLPPDHACRP; from the coding sequence ATGTTGGAAATTGTCAGAATCACTGACTGGAACGATCCGAGAATTGACGAATTTGGTGAACTGCAAACCCGAGCTTACTTTGACCCGGACATGCTGATTCCCATGTGGGTGATCAAACAGATGATGCAAAACCCCAGTCCCCACCGCAACGATGTTTTGCTGGTGGCCGTGGAAGATGACAAAGTGCTGGGAGGATCGGTCTTTCATTACTTGCCGCCAGCGCACGCTGGTTTTTCCAGCATCATGGCCGTGGATGCAGAGGCCCGTGGCAAAGGGGTGGCAAAAGCCCTGCACCAGGCCCGCTGGGACACCCTCACCGAAGTGGCAAAGGCCCCACCCAGAGCGGTTTTCATTGATGTTGTGGCCCCTGAGCGCCTGACAGAAGAAGAACTGGCCCAGGAGAAAGCTTACGGTTTTGATCCCTGCGGGCGGCGCAAGGTGTTCACCCAGATGGGGTTCAAACAACTGGACATCGAATACCACCAGCCTGTGGGTGGCCCGGACGGAGGCCCTGTCACCAGCATGGACCTGCTGATCTACGCCCCCAATCTGCATGAGGTTTTTCCGCTGGAGTGGGTGCTGGACACCATGCATGCCTACTGGGTGCCCTGGCTGGGCAGCGAACGGGCAGACCAGGCCACCGAGGAACTGAAAGCCAGAGCAAAAAGCAACCCGGTGAATTTGCTACCACCCGATCACGCCTGCCGTCCATAG
- a CDS encoding SIMPL domain-containing protein — MKQDSPQLLVGLLLLSIALVVCAYIGVSGFRDIKKADDIITVTGSTKKDITSNYVIWDFSISNQGTDLQALYSELSTSIKAVDAFLKTQNLPTEELVQDAVSTEPTTFYNKDANGQDISVAGYILHKHYQLRSSDVKKIVSINQAASSLISRGIPLVSSPLQYLYTDLPTLRMNLLEEATKDAKERAMAMVKSTGSQLGAMKSARMGVFQITPRFTTQVDDYGSYDTTSLEKDVTAVVTVSFAVQ, encoded by the coding sequence ATGAAGCAAGATTCCCCACAATTACTGGTCGGTTTACTCTTACTCAGCATTGCCCTGGTCGTGTGTGCTTACATCGGGGTGTCGGGCTTCAGGGACATCAAAAAAGCAGACGACATCATCACGGTGACCGGCTCCACCAAAAAAGACATCACCTCAAATTATGTGATCTGGGATTTTTCAATCAGCAACCAGGGCACGGACCTGCAGGCCCTCTACAGCGAACTGTCCACCAGCATCAAGGCCGTGGACGCTTTCCTGAAAACCCAGAACTTGCCCACCGAAGAACTGGTGCAGGATGCCGTGTCCACCGAACCCACCACCTTCTACAACAAAGATGCCAATGGTCAGGACATCAGCGTTGCCGGGTACATCCTGCACAAACACTACCAGTTGCGCTCTTCTGATGTGAAAAAAATCGTGTCCATCAACCAGGCGGCCAGCAGCCTGATTTCCAGAGGCATTCCTCTGGTCTCCAGTCCTTTGCAGTACCTGTACACGGACCTGCCCACCCTGCGCATGAACCTGCTTGAGGAAGCCACCAAAGATGCCAAAGAGCGGGCCATGGCCATGGTGAAAAGCACCGGGAGCCAGCTTGGGGCCATGAAAAGCGCCCGCATGGGGGTCTTTCAGATCACCCCCCGGTTCACCACCCAGGTGGACGATTACGGTTCTTACGACACCACCAGCCTGGAAAAAGACGTGACTGCAGTGGTCACGGTCAGCTTCGCTGTGCAGTGA